The following are encoded in a window of Pelagicoccus enzymogenes genomic DNA:
- a CDS encoding type II secretion system protein → MNKAKNSKNGFTLIELLVAVVILGVLASIAVPLFSSYLRNARAATFATDIRILASAGSQYSLESGWWVEDSSTGVFPPELEGYVSRKKFELGSPLGGKWDFEHFDLGNFTSAVGVVAPTHGDDIFAVVDKRIDDGNLSTGIFQKLESDRYYYIIED, encoded by the coding sequence ATGAACAAAGCGAAAAACTCCAAGAACGGCTTCACCCTAATCGAACTTCTGGTTGCCGTGGTGATCCTAGGCGTACTTGCCTCCATCGCAGTTCCCCTCTTCAGCAGCTACCTTCGAAACGCCCGCGCTGCAACCTTTGCCACCGACATTCGAATCCTAGCAAGCGCAGGCTCTCAATATTCGCTAGAATCCGGTTGGTGGGTCGAGGACTCCTCAACCGGCGTGTTCCCGCCTGAGCTCGAAGGCTACGTATCTCGCAAGAAGTTCGAACTTGGCAGCCCTCTTGGAGGCAAGTGGGACTTCGAACACTTCGACTTGGGCAACTTCACTTCGGCCGTGGGAGTGGTTGCTCCTACGCACGGGGACGACATTTTCGCAGTCGTAGACAAGCGGATCGACGACGGAAACCTCTCCACAGGTATTTTCCAGAAACTCGAATCAGACCGCTACTACTACATCATCGAGGACTAG